A window of Carassius gibelio isolate Cgi1373 ecotype wild population from Czech Republic chromosome A3, carGib1.2-hapl.c, whole genome shotgun sequence genomic DNA:
TGTCGTCAAACTGAAGAATattcttcatttgctggtgttttttcaatttgcatgtgttttattaAGTTGCAGcacgttgagctctctcggccaccgcaGTATTAGCACCAACTAGTGGATATATTGAGTGAATTACAAGCGGCATTTTGGTCTACATAAAAGACACTGAAGGACACTCAGATTCAgtcagaatacattttattagtCAAATGTGTAAGACAGACTGCGATTTATTGTGGTACTGGGCATTCCAgtactaaatattaatatattatatagaatatttacaaaaatgcaGTTTACACAATTTACACAAGCCTATGTAAGTTATTTACACACAGAGCACATGTGCAGATATTTCATCCTACCTGTCAGATTATCCTACCTGACCACAAACTGGTCAATTTTCTCAAACTGAACCTTACTGTATTTGGATTACTGTAATGTTAGGTTTAGGCACTGTTCAGTACGGCccacttttggggggttttccacaGGGTACAGTAgctacctggtacttttttttagTACCACTTCGGGTGAGGGTCCAAGTGAAACATACAGTTACCAAACCGtgacgtgtaaactctgctgatcacggaTTGGCCGGAGAGAATCGTCACTGCTGCGTCACTGAACTtgggacacaaacacaaaagaaaagcTAGATTTAAATCAACCCAGGCAGCGAAGGATCGAACGCAGCTGTTTTGAATGAGCGCACCTTTTTTAACAACCCAACAATGGCTGTTCCGTTGTCTGTTGAGGACTATTTTATGTGTCTTCAGCTGTAGGTTGCTGTGAGCCAATAATTATCTGCTCCTTTCCCCAGAGCTCAAAACTAAAATGAGCAGCTGAAATTtttcataaagattttttttacatatagacATTTTCAATTGCCAGGTGTTCTGTTCAAAGTGCTtctggggggtattccagaaagtaGGTCGTGACATACTCGGATGTTTAAGGTAAGTAAGCAGATAAACTCAGCTTTcgtttccaatgtttttttattttatatttatatattatgcatttatttacacattttttgaCCATCAAGTGTCATTGCAGGAAAACGtaaattcaaattttttatttatttatttttacaaaagataTATTTCAGACAATTCATAAAACTATTTccttaagttatttttttaagagttgCTACTCTGTGTGACGACCTTTTATACAGTTTATGGTGAAGACAGACAGCAGTTCTTCCTGTCCATCCTGAACTTCAGACTGATACGTTTACACTTGTGCTTTTTCGTTTAAATTTTCTGTTGGATCTATACCCCCATCAAGCCCCATCCTAGTGCCACACCTGCCAAATGGATGCCCTGAGCCAGTGGTTCCAAACCACGTTACTGAAGCCCCCCAACATTATAGGTTTCCTTagacacacctgattcagatcatcagttcAGTAGTAGAGACTCCAAGATCTGAAATGAGTGTGTCAAACAAAGGAGCGacacaaaatgtgcagtgttgggcggCCTCCAGGAACAAGGGAACCAATgccctaaaatatttatttaatattttctgatgaattatatttttaaactcTGCTCTTCTATGATCCTGACAGATGAGCCATAGCCAGCAAAAAACGCAGGGTATAAGGGTTCAGTGAAAGTGGTCTGGACTCTGTGAAGGAGGGTCATTTTGTCAGAGACACTGTAGAAGGAAAGACTTCCTGCTCCATGATCCAGATACACTCCTACTCTAGAGGAGCAGACAGCAGGGACTGAGACTTTCTTTTTGTCATGTGTGAAATAGAAATTTTGTAGATAAAAGCTGAAACGCCAGGACTTTTTGTTGTCACCAAGTCTACACTCATCACTGTCTCCTTTACGTCCAATTCCTTTGTAACAAACTGCTACAGCCCATTGCTTTCCAGTGCACTCGACCTCCCAGTAACCACGACCACACAAACCTTCTCGACACATGACATTCACATATCTATCAAATCGCTCCGGGTGATCAGGATAATGctgttttttatatgtaaatgatACTTTCCTCTTGTCCTCAGATAGTTTGAGGGCATTGTTTGTAGTGTTTGGATCCAGGTGAAGATCACAGAAATCTGAGGAGAAATGGggtaataaaaaatgcaataaaataacaataaaaatgcaacAAAGTACACTTCGGTTCCAAAATGGTCACACTATAACAGATCATGTACTTATTAATTATCAAATGTTTGCCTCAAGAAAACCGCGGATGAACTTACACTGCAAAAAATCATTTTGGGTCTTGGCAACACAGACTTTTGACACTGAAGagacaacacaaacaaacatgtgaTTCAATCCTGCAGAGTATGAATAGTAATATAAGATATCAAAATATTCAGACCTTGTTGTGATATTTTCGCTGTTTGTTGTTGACAGACGTCCTCCAAAACCTCCTTAAATATTGAGATTGAAACATCTTTAAAATACAGGTGAGTGTGCTGAGTGATGGGAACGTTTTCAAATGTcggtaaaacacacacagattgaCAGCTCTGAAACAAGACAAACAGCTTGCTATGTAAAAcagactatttaaaaatgtgagtCAGTATAGAACGTGGAGGTATACTGACGTTCATTACCTTCAGAAAATTGACCTGATCCTCAGTAATCAGAAGTTTTTCAATCTCAGCTTGTCTTTTTCTGAGTTCTGTCAGCTCTTGATCCAGATGTCTGTGAAGTTCCTCTGCTCGATCTATCTCATTCTTCTCCTGAGCTCTGATCTGCTCTTTAATCTCAGAGCGTTTCTTCTCAAGAGAGCAGATGAGCTCAGTGAAGACCTTCTCGACGTTCTCCATGGTTTCTAGCGCTGAACTCTGTCAGAGACACAAAGATCTGATCTTGCAGATCATCGTTGTGACATAAAACAATGTAGATAGACAGTAAATTagtggctgtcaagctccaaaatgaacAGAAGTCTCAATAACAACATTGTGAAATCGTCTTcaagttacgtatgtaaccatggttccccgacGGAACAAGATGCTATGTCTAGAAACACTTTAGGAACGCCCCTGCATAACCCCATTCTGAATATGTGTAAAATCCGCCCAATGGAGAAGCGAGACGTCACAAGTGGGCTGACATGAGCAACCAGGAAGTATAAAAGCGCATCCGGCAGAGCACAAGTTTTGATGAAGTAGCGCCTGCAGGGAGTATGATAAAGAGATCCAGCGTCTCGTTCCTTTggagaaccatggttacatacgcaACCTGGAGACATTCCCCTTCAGAAACTTGAGCTGTGTTGAGAAAGGTTTTTGGAACAAGAATACCCACTGCGTCATACTAACAAGTCCCTACCTGAGTGTGTATCTCTTGAGCAGGACCCTGGAGAATTTGGGACCCTGGGGTAGATGCCAGctctaaattatattattatcagAAGACAGAGACCTAAGATTGGACGCAACCCAACCCCCAACCTTCTTCAGAACAATGAAGTAACAGCTGTAGACACGTTCTAAGGCCCCCTTCCTCAAGAGAGTATCTACTTCTTGATCCATTACCACAGCCTGCTCAGGGCCCACTAGTGTGGGAAtgaccctgttgaaaaaaaaatctactaagggaaccagACTCTCGAGGCTGACCTCTGGTGTTATTAGTGGAGCCAGTTTGGTGCCCTGAAGTGGATGACCAGCAGAGAATGATCGACCTGACTGCCGTAGCACCCTCACTCTAAGGGACGAGCTCTCCTGTGCTGTACCATTGCCAGGCGGCAGCTGGAAATTTCGCTCGTCGGAGCTCACTGAGCCCTGAAGCACAGAGAGTGGGGCTGCCCTCAGGGACCTGACCTGGTGGCATCAGGACCACTTTGTCAAAGTCCCTTTCGACAAAATAAAGGTCTGCAGATCCTTTTTCGGTCTAGAAGATCCCAACTGGAATGTGTTGCCCTGACCCCCATTCTTTCGACGGCGGGTTGCGGGTTGCAATGCTCTGTTTTTGAGACTGGCAGTATGAGGAACTTGACACCTGGGGCTACTCCAACTCAGCAGCCCCATGGGACTGGGAGCGATGTGGGAGTATCTTTGGAATACCGTCCCTTGCTTCCTTGCCTCCTGAAACCTCTCGAAAGCAGTGTTGACTGCATTGCCAAAAAGGCCAGAGGGCGAGTGCAGGGCATCTAGGAGGAAGAATCTGTCCTTATCTTGCATATCGGACAGATTCAATGACAGATGTCGCTCTGTGGCCACTATAGCTGCCCTTGAATGGCCAGTGGCTCTGGTTATTTCTTTAGTGGCCTAGAGGGACAAATCTGTGGCACGATGCAGTTCGGCTACCACGCCGGATTCCTCCTCCCTGTCATCCAGGTCCCTGAGCAGGTCAGATTGGTATGCTTGTAACACCGGCATGGTGTGCAAACATGCGCCAGACTGACCTGCCACCGTGTAAGCTTTCCCAACCAGACTAGATTTCAAACTAACAGGCCTGGTGGGAAGTTTTCGAGGCCTTCAGGGATGGTGCTGAGAATGGGGAGATATAACTCACAAGTATCTAGTCCAGCAGTGGCATGCTCCATATACCTTCTCATTCAGCCCCACAATGTTGGAATAATTTGAGACTGTGGGGCTGTAGATACGGGTTGAATACGTTTTCTCCCACAATCTTGACACCTTGACATGGAAATAGGGAAAACTGAAAGGCCCCATCATGAAGTCTGTTTATCTAGCTCTCAGGAAATGCAAATTTTACTTGTAGGATGAGTGTCCTGTTTCTCGGCTGgccaattaatatttaatttgagtTCCTGAAGGGAATTATGTGATTAAATacgttttatataattttttggaGGTCAAAACCCATTGGTCATTATTGTCCACTattattgaatttaaaatatctacttttgtgtgtcaaacaaaatttaaaactaaAGAAGACATAAAGAAACATACTTTAAGAAGCTTCAGAGCTTCACTGAGTTCCTGCTTCCCTCTCTCTCGTTCCTGGACCAGTTTGAGGCACGTCTCTTTTAACTCCTTTAACTCTTCCTGAGGATGttaacatacaaaataataaaacaaaagacaaaaatagaCTTAACAACATTCCACCAGTAAAGGGGTGTAACAAGGGGAATCAAGATGACAGACTATAAACAATAGCGGCTCCTGACTATACATTTTGATTGATGAGCAcgattaaacaaaacatttatgacttcattatttttatatgctACTCAGAACAGATGTTCCAACTAGCTACTGACTTGATGCAGACTAATATCTGACCAAAGCAGTTGTCATCTTTTGAGTCGTGAACACATCTACGTCGATTGAGTTTATATAGAAGTCTTTGTTTTGGGTTAATATATTGGTAGGCCTCTGTCCGAATTACCCTTACAGGCGAGCCACGGCTGATATATATGTAtgcaataaataatgcattattattgttaataataccTTTTTCCTAGTCCATTCTGAATCCACAGACACCACACTGTGTCCTTTATGATCATCAGTACACAAACAACAAATGCACTGATGGTCGTCCTGACAGTAGATCTCCAGAAGTTTCCCATGACTGGGGCAGATGTTCTCCTGAATGTTTCTAGAGGCTTCGACTAGTTTGTGCTTCATAAACGCAGGAGATTGATAGTGAAGCTGCAGGTGAGTTTGACAGAAGGAGGCCAAGCACTGCAGACAGGACTTAACAGCTCTGCTCTTCTCTGTAGTGCAAACATCACACTCCACAGCAGCCGTTTGTAGAGACGTCTTCTGCAGCGTCTCCATCATCTCCGCTATCAGAGTGTTCTTCTTCAGTAGAGGTCTCTGACTGAAGCTCTCTCTGCATTGGGGACAGCAGTACGGCGGTCCCTGCTCCTCCTGGCCCCAGCAGTCAGTAATGCAGctcatacagtaactgtgtccacagggaatCGTCACCGGCTCCTTCAGTCCATCCAAACAGACTGGACAGCTGAACTGATCCACAAACCGACTTGCTGCTGATTCTGCCATTTCTTTCCAGTGATTTTTTACTTCTGTCCCGTAATAAGAGCTGTTTTGCCAAGAAAAGCAACAATATTTGTCAAATGTTATTTTTCACTTAAATGTGAAGCATTATAATCACAATGTTAGTAACCATATTTGAAAAAAGGGTTCTCTTATCAACTGCAGGCTCGGATATTGTTGCTTGTGGTGTCAATAGAACTCACATCTGGCCCATAATAGTCTTTTCAGACTTAATCGCCACAGAAATAATTTTGTggttttaaagtgcccctattatggatttttgtaAATTACATTACTTGCAGTGTGTAATACAGCCCTGTGTGAATGTAAACAGGCTGCAGagttgtaaagctgaaagtgaatcatacataaatattgtctctgatgctgtgttcacaccaaacgcgaatagagcgtcaaattcgcatCTACCGcatctagtttgccgcttgaacattttgaatgcattcacACGTCTAGAGCGAAATAGACAGCAAAAGTTTGAAGCGGTATTGACGCGCGTCCGAGGCGAAATCCGCTTCTTGTGGGAGGGGCAAGTGCTAGGcggttgtctgtttgcaagatggctgatgttgatcGAGCACTCGGGTCTTTTCCACTTTTTCACATGTCCTCTGAATAAACACATTATCTTTAATATAGCTGTAGGCTATATTAGGgggaaaatagttgtaaaaaatGGCAGGAAGGCCTCAGGTCGATAAACGTGTACGTGACTCAAAAGTTAAGTGTGTATTTACAACACACTCTTCCAAGCGAGTtcctttttatttctgaaatatgaacttgtgtATGATACTTGCGTCATATAGCTCCTGTTGACttctcactgacaacatcagtcattCCTCCATGGTGAATGAGTGACTCTTGaacaggctcctgattggttaaacGCAGCGCAAATTgatgccaaagttcaaatttttcaactcgggtgTCAGACGTGAATTTGCGtcaaacacatgaatgcaaaaaaaaagcacCATCCATGCCAGACGTTCAATTCGCATCATTGATGCGTCAATGAGGCAAATTCGCATCTACCGGCGCGCTAAATGCCTCATTCATGccacgagacctccagacgcgcgtaaactcGTCTTTACATTgcaccagacgctctattcgcgtttggtgtgaacgcaacATAAAAAGAAAGTGGACTGAAAGaagtattttttcttctttgcacagttcatttaaatgaatgaatttttgAGTTTTAAATTCAAATCCCATTCCATGAATTTCACACACCACAAATTCTCATATTTGAATAATGCCCGCCTACAATCTGCGTGGACCTCCCGCGAAACTGAACCGGCTTTAAACGCTGCAGTTGGTTTGTGTGGATAACAATGTTGAAAAGACGCTGTGCTCTGCGCTGAAAGTAAATTTGGGTTATTTTCACTTCCAAAGGATGAGGCTGTAAAGAATCAGTGGTTAAAATGCAACTTTACTAAGATACTACAGCAGTATAATCAAAACTTTTTTGTATGTTCTCATCATTTCACTGACGACTGCTTCTCCGACTGATTCGTAAACCCGTTGTCTTTGAAAGATGAGTCAGTGCCATTGTTTATTTGGACCTGCTTCCTCCTCTGAAtaacaacctgtaagtatgattaaTAACTGTTGCTTTAATGTTCAGTCGAGTGTGCAAAATATGCAGGCTAACGTTAGTTGTTGTGCTATGTATATGCTCAGGCTAACTCACGTTATAGTTTTGCTAATCAGTTATCTGTAATCAGTATTCAGTCATCTATTATCAAGAAATTTGTtgattagtgttgtcaaaagagcctgtacttcggtaccaagtcggtactaaaaaaatttaaatgttatggTACTAGGTTTTTTAAAGTACCGGTGGCACCAAGTACcaggtcaacccggttcttgatgcGCTATTCGAAAGGTGCATAGATGCGCTCTCTTCATAAAGCAACGAGACATGGCAACAACAAAAGGAGGAAACAcaccaaaataacaaaacactttaaagacagaAACTCAGATCAAATGAAATAGTTCAAGCAGGTAATCTTCACTGTGTttccaatacatttatttatttgtggtggATCAACACaccgccacaaatagattttccaaaagtaTTTGACTTAGTTGAATAAACATGATCACTGCATCAGTCACAGTCGAAACCTGGTGCGGGTgtttttatattactgtatttttttttaaggaaaccgACTGTCCTCAGAAAGTTatgaatgtcatttttatttaatcttgtcTGTAATGCATGAGCAGTGTTTGTAAACTTATTTGATTACAgccgttactggggaaacctctctCACATGCTCtacaagcgcctcctgctggtagagaatgaatttgcatatacGACACCACAAATAGAGTGCAAGGCTGTGGGAAATATCGGGTTCTGTTATgaataatattcaatattttaactTGAATGTCAGATTGAAATGAACGCTGTTATTAGAGTAGTTAATCTTTAGCATAAGCGTGGCTAACGCTAATACAATGAGCATTAAAATTAGCTTTCTTTATTAAAtgtgcaataggagatcttggaaaatgctaacattagcctgatagtaCTGAAAGCGAACGTCCCATCCTCCCTGCAATCGCTGTCCAAAGCCATGTCCCCTGAAAgcatttatgctcacagaccagaataccagagacaacattactacgATAGGCTACATCAgcagttcccaattccagtccatgttccaaagtgaagtaaacccctgctcaaggagtagggagcaatgaatagattggaacacagttcattcataTAGCTCGAGTTGGTCATCTGAATCGGGTGTATTAACTAAGCGAGACATAAAAATATGTGCGTGAGCACTGCAATTGGGAACCGCTGGGGTACATCAATGTCATTAACCAGcaagaaaactttaaaagtactacaataccaggaaggaagacCGGGTTGTTGCTGTTTGTCTGCCATTCTAGCTCTGTCTGTACAGCGTGTGTGAATGCACTAATGACATATTCTGTCTGCAAAAACAGTGTGCGCAGAGGTATGCAGATACATAcattgacaggcaggtaggaaagcTGTTTAAAACGCACGGACCGTTTTGATTGAAcgtacatttcttggtcctatGCCTTCgacagaaaacataaaaacatttaaaccacttaacttaatgattggTATTGGGATGTGAGGAGACTTTTAACCAGTATAACAAAAAAtgacaatcacctattgcacctttaacaaTTTAATGTTCCTATAACTTTCATTAGGGTAAAAAAACAGGAGGACATGATGATATTTACTATCTTTACACACCAGAGGCTTTTAAATGAATTGTGAATCTAAAATGTGAGTGTTAGAGAATGTACACATGGttaacactttttttcattttttttttttttcttggttttaaaATTTAAAAGCCCTTTAAAATTTAATATGTACAAATTGGATTAAATGAAAgtgttgtgttttgctttggttccGAAAAATTGTTccaagaaccgtggattttcaatGAAATTGGAGTCTCTTTTGGAGTCATGATAAAGGATGGAGCGACAACCCGCAGTGCTTTAGTTCTTTGTCTGTGTTCAGCTATTACATTTACCATTTTTGTTTGGGTCTTTACAAGCTGTGGGTCCGGTTCTCTAACATATAAGTAAAACGACGTATTCTACTTATTATTATGCGGTTAATGCAGCAAAGCCTATGGCTGAAGGCCTGACTGGAACCCCACAGTACGTCACTGCATTGCGTGCATGTAAACCTGTTAAATGGATCCCCCAAACCAGattataaacatttcaaatacCATAACAGTGACACTTTAAAGAATTATTGAAATTGTAAAGAGTTAAAAAGTATAGCTTTGTAGTAGAATTATGCAATCGAGTACCAAATGCTTTACGTTTTTAGTATAACAATCTAAAAATAATCGTTTAGCAATGAAGTACAAAACTACATTTAGTTACAGAAGTAGAAACGATCTGTAACGTTACGCATTTACGAACCAATACATAATTGCATGCGACTTGTGTTTGAAAGCTATATTTTGGATGCTATGAAGCCCTTACCTCGAGAGAAATACACCTCAAAACAGCATTTGCTTTTATAGCTTCGCCCCAAAGAACAGTGCAGCGGATCTATTACAGCGGATGATGTCACGCGTATTGTGAGGAAATAGGTTTGGTTgctttcatttctcttggtttttACTTCCTGGTTTCAGTGCGTACACAACTGGGCGTGTTTCAAATGAGAGAAATGATGAAAAACAGCGAGAAAGAGAAATAGGATatttattggtgtttttttttttcatatgatcGACTGGTGAACATTATTGGACTGTAATTATtacacttaaaacatttaaaagagatCATTTCTAGGCTTAAAAAACTGAAAGCAGATTATCTTGACCACAAATAATGACAGATGACATTTCTGcagaatatgaaaaatatatttgttaatttcTTTATGTAAAATGTTGAATTAAACATTCTATATAAATCTATGTATTTTGAAAAATTTGTTAAATCACTGAATAATGACAGACGAATTAAACGACAAAATCTCAGTCAATGCATTACATGTGAATTACACACACAGAACAGTTCTATAAACtatacacttgtttttttttcataataataagacTTTTAACTGATATTTAAATGACTGAACTTAATTGGCCTACATAAAGATATCTAAAATGTAGCATAAACAAATGattacataattaataataattttaaaattaaattataaaaacacaagCAAAGTTGGGATATGTATCAATTCTAATAAGGTTTTATTACCTCAATGGCTTAAAAATCACATTTGACTTTGAAATGAAAAGAACTATCATtcaaaactatatttatttcttGATTATTCTTATACAAatcccattttaaaataaaataaagttcataAAATCTAAAATCAAATCACTGtcatctaaaaaagaaaaaaagaaaagataggTAGGTAATTTTACCTCAAAAACCAATTgaataaatctaaaaaatattgttttcttaaaattattaaatcatgATAAATGAGAGCATAACCATTTAATAAATCTTTTAAGATATTTAATGTGAAAATTGACCCTGTGGTACACTCTACATAATGACCTCTTGCATTCATGAATAGTTCAGTTAATTTATGGTATAATTTATGGAAGTCTTGGCCTAGTGTAAGAGAGTTtgtctcctaaccctaaggttgtgggttcaagtctcgggcaataacacgactgaggtgcccttgagcacggtactgaacccccaactgctccctgggtgctgcagcataaatggctgcccactgctctgtgtgtgtgcatgcgtgtgtgtgtgtgtgtgtgtgtgtgtctgcacacaCTTTCATagggtaaaatgcagagcacgaattctgagtatggatcactgtacttgactgtatgtcacgtcacttccgTCATTTTCAATTTCCAATTTGCAATTTAGTTGAATAAAGAGGAATTCTGACACGTTCATAAAGACTTTCGTTCGCGctgcaaaataaggtggatactTGGTATTTTTTCAGCTCTATGATCCTGACAGATGAACGGTTTCCAACCTTAAACGCAGGGTATAAGGGTTCAGTGAAAGTGGACTGGACTCTGTGAAGGAGAGTCATTGTGTCAGTTACTCTGTAGAAGGACATAGATCCTGCTTTATGATCCAGATACACTCCTACTCTAGAGGACACAGGGATTAGGATTTTCTTTTGAGCATGAATGAAACTGAAAATCTTCAGATAATAACCCAGTCTCCATGACATTTTGTTGAAGCCCAGTGCACAGTCATCAGTGCTTCCTTTACGTCTTATTCCACTGTAACAAGCTCCTACAGCCCATTCATCCCCACTGCACTCCACCTCCCAGTAGAAACGACCGGACAAACCGTCTCTAGACAAGATATAGGGACGCTCATTAAACCGCTCCGGTTGATCAGGATATTGCTGAGCTGTATCTGAAGATGATATTTTCCTGTTGTCGTCTGATAGTTTTAGGCTATTGTGTGCAGTGTTTAGATCCAAGTTAATATCCCAGATATCTGAGAAggagaaaataacaaaaaacaaatgttgaaCAACATACACTTTGGTTCCGATATGGTCACAATGTAACATATTGTAACCACTGATACTTATCCATTAATAAGTGTTTCCCTCGATCACACTTACACTGCAAAAAATCATTTTTGGTCTTTGGTTCTGGAGGGTTTGTAACATAGACATTCGACACTGAAGagtcaaaacaaaacatgcataCGGTCAATTTGTTGGTTTTACACTAAAGAGTATGAATGGCAATATAACATATCAAATTATTCAGACCTTCTCTGGATATTCTGGCTGTTTGTTGTTGAAAGACGTCCTCCAAAACCTCCTTAAACATTGagcttgaaatgtctttaaaaagtGTGTGTTGAGTCATGGGAACGTTTTCAAATGATGGCAAAGGACACACGGACTGACAGCTCTGAAACGAGAAAAATACAGCACTGcttgttttgtaaaaaacaagaaacaaataaaaaagtgaagCAGTAAGTACATAAACATGGTAGGATACAGTGATGAAATGACTAGGGCTCTGACGAGTTAATTAAAAAGCACAAACTGTGTTAAATAGACATATACTTTTATTTGACATAAAAGTAAAAAGGTGTCTGTCCTAcagtgtttttaacttcaaaaatCGTAATTTGTGGAAAAACAGATAAGCAGATTGCAAACAGAATGCATGTTCCATGTTTGCAaacctattatttattttgtaaagaaaACTTTGTACTTCTCTCATATCATAATATTCAACAGCATTCacataccaaaaaataaataataataaaaatgttttggcgTACCACTCGGACACTGTGGTGAGGCTGTTGTCTTGTTCACAAGCACAGCCctagaaataatttttattacctTCAGAAAATTGACCTGATCCTCAGTAATCAGAAGTTTTTCAATCTCAGCTTGTCTTTTTCTGAGTTCTGTCAGCTCTTGATCCAGATGTCTGTGAAGTTCCTCTGCTCGATCTATCTCAGTCTTCTCCTGAGCTCTGATCTGCTCTTTAATCTCAGAGCGTTTCTTCTCAAGAGAGCAGATGAGTTCAGCGAAGACCTTCTCAAAGTCCTCCATGGTCTC
This region includes:
- the LOC127941695 gene encoding tripartite motif-containing protein 16 produces the protein MAESAANWFVDQFRCPVCLDGLKEPVTIPCGHSYCMSCITDCWGQKEQGPPYCCPQCRESFSQRPLLKKNTLIAEMMETLQKTSLQTAAVECDVCTTEKSRAVKSCLQCLASFCQTHLQLHYQSPAFMKHKLVEASRNIQENICLSHGKLLEIYCQDDHQSICCLCTDDHKGHSLVSLDSNWTRKKEELNETKVSCQKLIQERERGQRELSESLKLLTSSALETMEDFEKVFAELICSLEKKRSEIKEQIRAQEKTEIDRAEELHRHLDQELTELRKRQAEIEKLLITEDQVNFLKSCQSVCPLPSFENVPMTQHTLFKDISSSMFKEVLEDVFQQQTARISREVSNVYVTNPPEPKTKNDFLQYIWDINLDLNTAHNSLKLSDDNRKISSSDTAQQYPDQPERFNERPYILSRDGLSGRFYWEVECSGDEWAVGACYSGIRRKGSTDDCALGFNKMSWRLGYYLKIFSFIHAQKKILIPVSSRVGVYLDHKAGSMSFYRVTDTMTLLHRVQSTFTEPLYPAFKVGNRSSVRIIELKKYQVSTLFCSANESLYERVRIPLYSTKLQIGN
- the LOC127941725 gene encoding E3 ubiquitin/ISG15 ligase TRIM25; this encodes MAESAASRFVDQFSCPVCLDGLKEPVTIPCGHSYCMSCITDCWGQEEQGPPYCCPQCRESFSQRPLLKKNTLIAEMMETLQKTSLQTAAVECDVCTTEKSRAVKSCLQCLASFCQTHLQLHYQSPAFMKHKLVEASRNIQENICPSHGKLLEIYCQDDHQCICCLCTDDHKGHSVVSVDSEWTRKKEELKELKETCLKLVQERERGKQELSEALKLLKSSALETMENVEKVFTELICSLEKKRSEIKEQIRAQEKNEIDRAEELHRHLDQELTELRKRQAEIEKLLITEDQVNFLKSCQSVCVLPTFENVPITQHTHLYFKDVSISIFKEVLEDVCQQQTAKISQQVSKVCVAKTQNDFLQYFCDLHLDPNTTNNALKLSEDKRKVSFTYKKQHYPDHPERFDRYVNVMCREGLCGRGYWEVECTGKQWAVAVCYKGIGRKGDSDECRLGDNKKSWRFSFYLQNFYFTHDKKKVSVPAVCSSRVGVYLDHGAGSLSFYSVSDKMTLLHRVQTTFTEPLYPAFFAGYGSSVRIIEEQSLKI